A genomic region of Acidobacteriota bacterium contains the following coding sequences:
- a CDS encoding cupin domain-containing protein gives MQTVRLADGKAVLAPDGSRIRELVTVPGGSMVHCTLPKGAVTIAVVHATVDELWYVLAGKGQVWRRREDAESVIDVEPGISLSIECGTHFQFRSTGNQDLQLVIVTMPPWPGAEEARRVSDHWAVTSGVD, from the coding sequence ATGCAGACGGTGCGTCTAGCGGACGGCAAGGCGGTCCTCGCCCCAGACGGTTCGCGGATTCGCGAACTGGTCACGGTACCGGGCGGCAGCATGGTGCATTGCACGCTGCCAAAGGGTGCTGTCACGATAGCGGTCGTCCACGCCACGGTCGACGAGCTTTGGTACGTCCTCGCCGGGAAGGGGCAAGTCTGGCGACGGCGTGAGGACGCCGAATCAGTGATCGACGTCGAGCCGGGTATCTCTCTGAGCATCGAGTGCGGAACGCACTTCCAGTTCCGCAGCACTGGCAACCAAGACCTCCAGTTGGTGATTGTCACCATGCCGCCGTGGCCCGGTGCGGAAGAGGCTCGCCGCGTGAGCGACCACTGGGCGGTCACGAGCGGGGTGGACTAG
- a CDS encoding HigA family addiction module antidote protein — translation MPTMYDPTHPGESLRDALAAEGWTVTEAAEKLGCTRQTFSRLLNGRTGVSPAMALALERIGWSNAAFWVRRQAQYDLAQERIRQERVVA, via the coding sequence ATGCCGACGATGTACGACCCGACCCACCCGGGAGAGAGTCTCCGAGATGCACTGGCGGCCGAAGGCTGGACGGTGACCGAGGCGGCCGAGAAGCTGGGCTGCACGCGGCAGACCTTCTCACGCTTGTTGAACGGTCGCACCGGCGTTTCGCCTGCAATGGCGCTTGCCCTAGAACGCATCGGTTGGAGCAACGCGGCGTTCTGGGTGCGCCGGCAAGCGCAGTACGACTTGGCACAGGAACGTATTCGCCAAGAACGGGTCGTGGCATAG
- a CDS encoding peptidase: protein MQVVHKGLLAFYERGDARRLPASLVPRIRRILSDLDAAVVPGDMNLPGYRLHPLTGDRRGQWSVRVSGNWRIVFRFEDGVPVGVTLVDYH from the coding sequence ATCCAAGTCGTTCACAAGGGGCTCCTGGCGTTCTACGAGCGGGGGGATGCCCGTCGCCTCCCCGCGTCGCTGGTACCGAGGATCCGACGGATCCTGTCGGACTTGGACGCAGCCGTGGTGCCCGGAGACATGAACTTGCCCGGCTATCGTCTGCACCCGCTGACTGGCGACCGCCGCGGCCAATGGAGTGTGAGAGTTTCCGGAAACTGGCGCATCGTGTTTCGTTTCGAGGATGGCGTGCCGGTTGGCGTGACCTTGGTCGACTACCACTAG
- a CDS encoding ABC transporter ATP-binding protein: protein MEAPTVTTAPEPVARLDGVTITYGRQRALDNVDATFPPGAVGLLGPNGAGKSTLLKALLGFVPPDGGAGSLSVFDLDVTERSLEIRARLGYMPESDAHFPGLNAIAFTACCGELAGLPPADAMQRAHAVLQYVGLGEARYRMVDTYSAGMKQRIKLAQALVHDPDLLFLDEPTNGMDPKGRAEMLDLIRDLAQRKGVNVIVSSHVLPDVEAACDNVVVLHEGRVVAAGPIAELKGDDRQAFEVRIKGDADRFVETLRAAGAECHPSDDNLLRVLIGDGRSARDLFALAVQADVQVRHLQPSVQTLEEVFARAVGES from the coding sequence CTGGAAGCTCCCACAGTGACCACCGCACCGGAGCCAGTAGCTCGCCTTGACGGCGTCACCATCACCTACGGACGCCAGCGCGCGCTCGACAATGTCGACGCCACCTTTCCGCCCGGCGCGGTCGGCCTGCTCGGGCCGAACGGCGCGGGCAAGAGCACGCTGCTGAAGGCGCTGCTCGGTTTCGTTCCTCCCGACGGGGGCGCGGGAAGCCTGTCGGTGTTCGACCTCGACGTCACCGAACGCTCCCTCGAGATCCGCGCGCGCCTCGGCTACATGCCGGAATCGGACGCGCACTTTCCCGGCCTGAACGCCATCGCGTTCACCGCCTGCTGCGGCGAGCTGGCCGGCCTGCCGCCCGCCGATGCGATGCAGCGGGCGCATGCCGTGCTGCAGTACGTCGGCCTCGGCGAGGCGCGCTACCGTATGGTCGACACCTACTCGGCCGGCATGAAGCAGCGGATCAAGCTGGCGCAGGCGCTCGTCCACGACCCCGATCTGCTCTTCCTCGACGAGCCGACGAACGGCATGGACCCGAAGGGGCGCGCCGAGATGCTCGATCTGATTCGCGACCTCGCCCAGCGGAAGGGCGTGAACGTCATCGTCTCGTCGCACGTTCTCCCGGATGTCGAGGCGGCGTGCGACAACGTGGTGGTGCTGCACGAGGGCCGCGTCGTCGCGGCCGGGCCGATCGCGGAGCTCAAGGGAGACGACCGGCAGGCGTTCGAGGTGCGGATCAAGGGAGACGCGGACCGCTTCGTGGAGACATTGCGCGCGGCCGGCGCCGAGTGCCACCCGTCGGACGACAACCTCCTCCGGGTCCTCATCGGGGACGGCCGCTCGGCCCGCGATCTCTTCGCCCTCGCCGTGCAGGCCGACGTGCAGGTCCGGCACCTGCAGCCGAGCGTGCAGACCCTGGAGGAGGTCTTCGCCCGCGCCGTCGGAGAGTCCTGA
- a CDS encoding ABC transporter permease → MSRRRATTWWCCTRAASSRPGRSRSSRETTGRRSRCGSRETRTASWRHCARPAPSATRRTTTSSGSSSGTAARPAISSPSPCRPTCRSGTCSRACRPWRRSSPAPSESPDPAMPIHDQGYARYAGTRRPPGRAWWVIGRNGIRRMFSSKLFLLVLLFAWMQFFVRGVVFYLAANFPQVEGFIAPTPATFRDFFDSQAFFVFIVAIYTGAGAIANDRQANALPLYLARPLTRWEYVAGKLTAVMAFLLLITWVQALLLLVLQTMFTGSLEFVREHAFLLPAVTAYGLLQSLVAAITIVALSSLSTSARYVGVMYAGAVIFTGAMFDVLRGVTGSSAWSWLSFTASQQQVGDVIFGADPRYDTPWVVSLLIVAALIGLSVWVLGRRVRGVEVVS, encoded by the coding sequence ATGTCGAGGCGGCGTGCGACAACGTGGTGGTGCTGCACGAGGGCCGCGTCGTCGCGGCCGGGCCGATCGCGGAGCTCAAGGGAGACGACCGGCAGGCGTTCGAGGTGCGGATCAAGGGAGACGCGGACCGCTTCGTGGAGACATTGCGCGCGGCCGGCGCCGAGTGCCACCCGTCGGACGACAACCTCCTCCGGGTCCTCATCGGGGACGGCCGCTCGGCCCGCGATCTCTTCGCCCTCGCCGTGCAGGCCGACGTGCAGGTCCGGCACCTGCAGCCGAGCGTGCAGACCCTGGAGGAGGTCTTCGCCCGCGCCGTCGGAGAGTCCTGATCCCGCCATGCCGATTCACGACCAGGGCTACGCCCGCTACGCCGGCACGCGGCGCCCGCCGGGGCGCGCGTGGTGGGTGATCGGGCGAAACGGCATCCGGCGGATGTTCTCGTCGAAGCTCTTCCTCCTCGTGCTGCTCTTCGCCTGGATGCAGTTCTTCGTCCGCGGCGTCGTGTTCTACCTGGCCGCGAACTTCCCGCAGGTCGAGGGCTTCATCGCCCCGACCCCGGCGACGTTCCGCGACTTCTTCGACAGCCAGGCCTTTTTCGTCTTCATCGTCGCCATCTACACCGGCGCGGGCGCCATCGCGAACGACCGGCAGGCGAACGCGCTGCCCCTCTATCTCGCCCGGCCCCTGACGCGCTGGGAGTACGTCGCCGGCAAGCTGACGGCGGTGATGGCGTTCCTGCTGCTCATCACCTGGGTGCAGGCCCTGCTGCTGCTCGTCCTGCAGACGATGTTCACCGGCAGCCTCGAGTTCGTCCGCGAACACGCGTTCCTCCTCCCGGCGGTGACCGCGTACGGCCTCCTGCAGTCGCTGGTCGCGGCCATCACCATCGTCGCGCTGTCGTCGCTCTCGACCAGCGCGCGCTACGTCGGGGTCATGTACGCCGGCGCCGTGATCTTCACGGGAGCGATGTTCGACGTGCTTCGGGGCGTCACCGGCAGCTCCGCGTGGTCGTGGCTCTCCTTCACGGCCAGCCAGCAGCAGGTGGGCGACGTGATCTTCGGCGCGGACCCCCGCTACGACACGCCGTGGGTCGTTTCGCTGCTCATCGTCGCGGCGCTCATCGGGCTCTCCGTCTGGGTACTCGGCCGGCGCGTGCGCGGCGTCGAGGTGGTGTCGTGA
- a CDS encoding ABC transporter ATP-binding protein, with translation MSVVAARGLSKWYGEVIGLNDVTVDIPPGISGLLGPNGAGKSTLLKLVTGQLRPSQGTIDVLGEPIWGNPAAFRRIGYCPDHDGCYDGMTGMEWLTALLRLSGYDGAAAADAAARALEAVDLTAAADRKIGGYSKGMRQRIKLAQAIAHDPELLVLDEPLAGLDPIGRRKVIAAIRAWGESGRSVIVSSHVLHEIERMTSNVLLLHAGRILAEGDVHHIRGLIDEHPHTVRITASDPRRLARHLLEHPDVMAMHLEEGAIVAQTNRPDDFYTRLTALAATDEAGDVGEVTSPDDNLQAVFAYLVKE, from the coding sequence GTGAGCGTGGTCGCCGCGCGCGGCCTGTCGAAGTGGTACGGCGAGGTCATCGGCCTCAACGACGTCACCGTGGACATTCCCCCCGGCATCAGCGGCCTCCTCGGACCGAACGGGGCCGGCAAGTCGACGCTGCTGAAACTGGTGACGGGCCAGCTCCGGCCGAGCCAGGGGACAATCGACGTGCTGGGGGAACCCATCTGGGGGAACCCCGCCGCGTTCCGCCGTATCGGGTACTGCCCGGACCACGACGGCTGCTACGACGGGATGACGGGGATGGAATGGCTGACCGCCCTGCTCCGCCTCAGCGGCTACGACGGCGCGGCGGCGGCGGACGCCGCGGCCCGCGCCCTCGAGGCGGTCGACCTGACGGCGGCGGCGGATCGGAAGATCGGCGGCTACAGCAAGGGGATGCGGCAGCGCATCAAGCTGGCCCAGGCGATCGCCCACGACCCGGAGCTGCTGGTGCTGGACGAGCCGCTCGCGGGCCTCGATCCCATCGGCCGGCGCAAGGTGATCGCCGCCATCCGGGCCTGGGGCGAATCCGGCCGCAGCGTCATCGTGTCGAGCCACGTCCTGCACGAGATCGAGCGGATGACGTCGAACGTCCTGCTGCTGCACGCGGGACGCATCCTGGCCGAGGGGGACGTGCATCACATTCGCGGCCTCATCGATGAACACCCCCACACCGTGCGCATCACCGCCTCCGACCCGCGGCGGCTGGCGCGCCACCTGCTGGAGCACCCGGACGTCATGGCCATGCACCTCGAGGAAGGCGCCATCGTGGCGCAGACGAACCGGCCGGACGACTTCTATACGCGGCTCACGGCGCTGGCCGCCACCGACGAGGCCGGCGACGTGGGAGAGGTCACCTCGCCGGACGACAACCTGCAGGCGGTCTTCGCCTACCTGGTGAAGGAGTGA
- a CDS encoding ABC transporter permease, producing MKSDQAPAAPTFVTAALRVFDVSVGEMLWSRRTIFMALVAAGPVVLALLLRVVTESGAFDGAAAVNGRPVSLNGPAIFGLMVWTFYLRFTVPVLGVFYGTALIADEVEDRTLTYLFTRPIPRGAVLAGKYLAYLVCTAVVVLPSVILVYFLVVPILDGSIGREFPSLAIDLAMVAAGLAVYGALFALVGAWFRRPLLTGLVVVFGWEPIVTVLPGYMKYLTVAYYLQGLVPHAMPQGDSLSLLQAILTSIQTPLGTWTNIIVLAAIWLLAFAAALRVTAGREYVLEQ from the coding sequence ATGAAGTCCGATCAGGCGCCCGCCGCGCCGACGTTCGTCACCGCCGCGCTGCGGGTCTTCGACGTCAGCGTCGGCGAGATGCTCTGGTCGCGCCGAACCATCTTCATGGCCCTGGTGGCGGCCGGCCCCGTCGTGCTCGCCCTGCTCCTGCGCGTCGTGACCGAATCCGGCGCGTTCGACGGCGCGGCGGCGGTGAACGGCCGTCCCGTCAGCCTCAACGGTCCCGCCATCTTCGGCCTGATGGTGTGGACCTTCTACCTCCGGTTCACCGTCCCCGTGCTGGGCGTGTTCTACGGCACCGCGCTGATCGCCGACGAGGTCGAGGACCGGACCCTCACCTACCTGTTCACGCGCCCCATTCCGCGCGGCGCCGTGCTTGCCGGCAAGTACCTCGCCTACCTCGTCTGCACCGCCGTCGTCGTGTTGCCATCCGTGATCCTCGTCTACTTCCTGGTGGTGCCCATCCTGGACGGCAGCATCGGCCGCGAGTTCCCGTCGCTCGCCATCGACCTCGCCATGGTCGCGGCCGGCCTCGCCGTCTACGGCGCGCTGTTCGCGCTCGTCGGCGCCTGGTTCCGCCGCCCGCTCCTCACCGGCCTCGTCGTCGTCTTCGGCTGGGAGCCGATCGTGACCGTCCTTCCGGGCTACATGAAGTACCTGACTGTCGCCTACTACCTGCAGGGGCTCGTCCCGCACGCTATGCCGCAGGGCGACTCGCTCAGCCTGCTGCAGGCGATCCTCACCAGCATCCAAACCCCGCTCGGCACGTGGACGAACATCATCGTGCTGGCGGCCATCTGGCTGCTCGCCTTCGCCGCCGCGCTACGAGTCACGGCCGGGCGCGAGTACGTGCTGGAACAGTGA